CAGATCTTCGATCACCAGGGCAGATGGCGGTGGCGGCGGATCGGCAGCCGGCGCCGCTGGTGTGGGTCGGGGCTTCAGCATCGGCAGCAGCCGGCGCGCCGCGATGACCGTGCGGCCCAGGTCGAGCACGCCGCGGCGCAGCGCCGCGAAGGGTTCCATCAGCGCCAGCGCCACCAGCACCACCAGCGCCGCCTGCGGCACCGTCGCGATGCCGGCCTGGACCAGCCCGCCCGCCGCGGCAAGGCTGCCGGCCAGCAGCAGCGCGCTTGCCGCACCGAAGCCGGCGGCGGCGGTGGTGTCCAGCCGGTTCAGCCGGTCGTCGGCCAGGGCCAGCCGGGTTTCGGCCGCGGCGGCATGGTCGCGCGCCGCCCCGATCCGGCCGGTCATCAGATGGTCGGTCTGGCCCGCCACCAGATCGACCGTGCGCATGCGCAGGGCTTCCAGCGCCGCCGCCCGCCGCCGGGCCGGCCGGTCGGCGGCGCGGGCCAGCACCAGCGGCAGGGCGATGCCGGTCACCCCCACCCCCAGCCCCACCCCAGCCCCAAGCCGGGCATCGATCAGCGAGAGCGCCAGCGCCGCCAGCGCCGCGGTGATCACCGCCGCCGCCGCCGGCAGCAGCACCCGCAGATAAAGATTGTCGAGGGCATCCACCTCCACCGTCAGCCGGTGGAGCAGCCGCGCCGGCCGGGCCTTCAGCGCCCGGGCGCGATCGGCGTGCGCATGGGCGCGGAACAGCCGTTCGCGCAGCTCCGCCAGCAGGCCCAGCGTCGCGTCATGGCTCACCAGCCGCTCGCCATAGCGGCCGCCGGTGCGCAGCAGCGCCAGCATGCGGATGCCCGCCGCCGGCCGGAACACGTCAAAGGCGAGTGCCGTTGCAGCGGCACTTCCTGCGGCTGCAGTGGCGGTGATGAACCAGCCCGAGAGCCCCAGCAGCGCCACCCCGGCCAGCACGGTCAGCGCCGCCAGCGCAATGCCGCCCAGCAGCGGCTTGCGGCGCATGCGGAAGAACAGCGCCGCGGTGGCGGCAAGCGCCCGCATCCTGCCCTGTCTGCGTAGTTTCCGGTTCATGCCGCCCCCTCCAGCCGGATCACCCGGTCGAGTGCGGCGGCCAGGTCGGGATCGTGGGTCGCCACCACCAGCGTGCGGCCGGCGGTGGCCTCGATCAGGGCGGCGCGCACCCGGGCGGCGGTGTCGCCGTCCAGATGCGCGGTCGGCTCGTCGGCCAGCACGATATCGGCGGCGGGGTCGGCGATGGCGCGGGCGATCGCCAGCCGCACCGCCTCGCCGCCCGACAGCCCGAACCCGGCCTCGCCCACCTGGCGTGCCGGGTCTACCCCCGGCAGCAGCCGGGCGAGCGGCGGGCCGGCATCCACCGCCCGGCCAAAGCGGACATTCGCCATCAGGCTGCCTGCGATCATATGCGGCCGATGGTCGATCCAGGCGATCCGCCGGCGCAGATCCGCCCGGGTCGATGCGTCGAGCGGCCTGCCGCCGATGGTGATCCGCCCGCCATCGGGCAGGGCCAGCCCCGCGATCAGCGCCAGCAGGGTGGATTTGCCCGAACCCGAGGGGCCGAACAGCGCCACCCGCTCGCCCGGCGCCACCTCAAGGCCGAAGCCCTGGGGGATGCCCCGGCCGCTCGCCGGATGGGTGAAGGACAGATCCCTGAGCGAGAGCGCAGGCGCTTGGGAAAGGTCGACCACCTCCGGCGCCTGGTCGGTCGCCGCCGGTGCCGCCCCAAGTGCGGTCAGCGCGTCATGCGCCGCCTCGCCCGCGGCGCGGTCGTGCCAGACCGCCGCCAGCTCGCGCAGCGGCTCGAAAAACGCCGGGGCCAGCAGCAGCACGAACAGGCCCTGGGTCAGCCCCATCCGCCCGCCCCAGGCGCCGAAACTCAGATCCCCCAGCAGGTGAAAGCCGACATAGACCGCAACCATCGCCACCCCCAGCGCCGAGAACAGCTCCAGCACCGCCGAGGACAGAAAGGCGATGCGCAGCACCGCCATGGTTCGCCGCCGCACGCTTTCGGCAGACCCGCGCAGGCGCTCTGCGGTGATGTCCACGGCATCGAGCGCCCGGATGGTGGCAAGCCCGCGCAGCCGGTCCATCAGCACCGCGTTCATGGTGCCGAGTTCGGCCAGCTGCGCCTCGCTCGCCGCCTTGGCGCGGATGCCGACCAGGGCCATGAAAACCGGGATCAGCGGGGCCGCCACCAGCAGGATCAGCGCCGCCGCCCAGGACAGCGATCCCACAGCCAAAAGAAGCACAATCGGTACGGCCACAACTTTCAGCTGTACCGGCCGATAACGATGCAGCCAGGGCAGCACCGCCTCGGCCTGTTCCGCCACCACCGATGCCGCCGCCCCCGATGCCGCCCGCTCGGGGTCCAGCGGGTCGCGGGCGGCCAGCGCCGCCAGGGCCCGGCGGCGCAACCGCCCCACCTCGGCCCGCGCGGCCCGGAACACCATCCGCGTGCCCAGCGCCTCCAGCCCCGCCCGCAGCAGCCCCAGGGCCAGCACGGCCAGGGCGGCGGGCAGCACGGCCGCCGTCCCGGCATCATCCGCCAGCTGGCCCAGCGTCCGGGCGATGATCCAGGCCATCGGCAGCCAGACCAGGGTGGCGGCCAGCTGCACCAAACTTCCGGTGGTTGTGGCGCGCGGAAAATATCTCGTCCGGTTACGCATGTCGGCCTCGTGAAATCCTCGACGTCAAGGGCACCACAGATTGACGCGACATGGAAGGGGGCATGGCTGCGACCCCATGCCCCGGCAGGCACCCCTCCTGCAGGGCGGCAGAGGCACCATCATTT
Above is a genomic segment from Tistrella mobilis containing:
- a CDS encoding amino acid ABC transporter ATP-binding/permease protein, coding for MRALAATAALFFRMRRKPLLGGIALAALTVLAGVALLGLSGWFITATAAAGSAAATALAFDVFRPAAGIRMLALLRTGGRYGERLVSHDATLGLLAELRERLFRAHAHADRARALKARPARLLHRLTVEVDALDNLYLRVLLPAAAAVITAALAALALSLIDARLGAGVGLGVGVTGIALPLVLARAADRPARRRAAALEALRMRTVDLVAGQTDHLMTGRIGAARDHAAAAETRLALADDRLNRLDTTAAAGFGAASALLLAGSLAAAGGLVQAGIATVPQAALVVLVALALMEPFAALRRGVLDLGRTVIAARRLLPMLKPRPTPAAPAADPPPPPSALVIEDLRFAHDGAAAPLFDGLSLALARGERVALLGPSGAGKSTLVELIAGERRPDRGRIRALPHSLLGQATDLFADDLAGNLLLADPAATSDRMLAALDRAGLGQLVRDHMAGLGQRLGEGGEGLSSGQRRRMALARIFLRDAPLLLLDEPTDGLDARTAAEVLTTVKELPQTQTILVVTHLRREAALADRLLIMEGGRITGDLRRGETEFRAALDRLRPD
- the cydD gene encoding thiol reductant ABC exporter subunit CydD, which produces MQLAATLVWLPMAWIIARTLGQLADDAGTAAVLPAALAVLALGLLRAGLEALGTRMVFRAARAEVGRLRRRALAALAARDPLDPERAASGAAASVVAEQAEAVLPWLHRYRPVQLKVVAVPIVLLLAVGSLSWAAALILLVAAPLIPVFMALVGIRAKAASEAQLAELGTMNAVLMDRLRGLATIRALDAVDITAERLRGSAESVRRRTMAVLRIAFLSSAVLELFSALGVAMVAVYVGFHLLGDLSFGAWGGRMGLTQGLFVLLLAPAFFEPLRELAAVWHDRAAGEAAHDALTALGAAPAATDQAPEVVDLSQAPALSLRDLSFTHPASGRGIPQGFGLEVAPGERVALFGPSGSGKSTLLALIAGLALPDGGRITIGGRPLDASTRADLRRRIAWIDHRPHMIAGSLMANVRFGRAVDAGPPLARLLPGVDPARQVGEAGFGLSGGEAVRLAIARAIADPAADIVLADEPTAHLDGDTAARVRAALIEATAGRTLVVATHDPDLAAALDRVIRLEGAA